The genomic interval GTTTCCCTATTTAACGACCATGATATCAATACTTTTTTGGACACGATTCCAGCTCCTTGGATTTTAAAACCAAGATCAGAAGCCAATTCACTTGGGATAATAACAATAGGAGATAAAGAAACAGCTTGGATTCATATTAACGGAATGGGGAATAATCGTTTTAAATACCTGTTGGAGAAATTTATTCCAGGCAACGTATTTCATTGCGATAGCTTGATTAAAGATAAAACAGTACTCTTTAGTTTGACTTCACAGTATTTAGCCACACCACTTGAAATTTCGCAAGGAGGAGGTGTTTTTAGAAGTGTTACTATCGTTAAGGAGTCTGAAGATGACAAAATCATAAAAGAGAAAAACGAGCGAGTAGTTAAAGGTTTTGGACTTAAACATGGTGCTTCACATACGGAGTTTATTAAATCAAAAGAAACAGGCGAAATATATTTTCTAGAAACCTCTTCTAGAGTAGGAGGCGCACATTTAGCGGAAATGGTAGAAGGTGCTTCTGGACTCAATTTATGGAAGGAATGGGCTGCTATTGAAGATGTATTAGTCAAAGATAAAAAATATAAACTACCTAAAGTGGTTGATGGGTATGCTGGAATAGTTTTGACTTTGGCTACTAGTCAATTTCCAGATTTATCTTCATTTTCAGATCCTGAGATTTGTTTTAGAGTTTCATTAGAATATCATGCAGGTTTGGTAGTGAAGTCAGAAAATCAAGAACGTGTATTAACACTTTTGGACGACTATACCAACCGATTGACAAACGGAATATCAGCTATTGGACAACAAAAAACAGTTTCTAATTTACATTAAGTCCTTATTTTAATTTTTAGTTATCTATGAAGAATGCTTTGATTTTTCATTGTTTCTTATTCTTTTTTGCAAATTCTATTTTTGCACAAATCAATCATTTAAATAGTGAAAATAAATTCACGATTGACGATAGTTTGCGGGGAAGTATTACTAACGAAAGAGCCTGGTGGGATGTAAAAAAATACAATCTTAATTTAAAAACAAACCTAAAAGACAGTTCGATTGTTGGTTCAAATGAGATTACTTATTTAGTTTTAAATGAGTCTACTGTCATGCAAATTGATTTGCAAGCTCCATTAAAAATAACTAAAATAATTCAAGATGGTAACTCTTTAAATTTCAATAAAAACGGAAATGCCTTTTTTGTGAATTTAGAGAAATTTCAAAAAAAAGGAGATCTAAATGTAATCACAGTTTTTTATCAAGGCAAACCTAGATCAGCTATTCGCGCACCTTGGGATGGAGGAATAGTTTGGGATAAGGATGCTAATGGTAATCCTTTTATAGCTTCTTCTTGTCAAGGAATAGGAGCGAGCGTTTGGTGGCCAAATAAAGATCATTTGTACGATGAAGTCGACGGCATGGATATTAGTATCAATGTTTCTTCAGGTTTAGTTGCTGTTTCCAATGGGAGATTAAAAAACAAGGAAGTGTTAAGTGACGGTACAACAACTTATAATTGGTCGGTTGTGAATCCTATTAATAATTACGGGGTTAATTTTAACGTAGGGGATTATGTTTCTTTTTCTGAAAAATATCAAGGAGAGAAAGGTAATTTAGATTGTACTTATTATGTGTTGAAACCAAATTTAGAGAAAGCTAAAATTCAATTCAAAGATGTTGGTAGGATGTTGAAAGCTTTTGAATATTGGTTTGGACCCTATCCATTTTATGAAGACGGGTATAAATTGGTAGAAACGCCCTTTTTAGGAATGGAACATCAAAGTGATATTAGTTATGGTAATGGTTTTAAAAATGGTTATCAAGGTTCCGATTTAAGTAGAACAGGCTGGGGGATGAAATTTGACTTTATTATTATTCATGAGTCTGGGCACGAGTGGTTTGGGAATAGTATCACAAACCAAGATAGAGCAGATATGTGGATTCATGAAAGTTTTACGAGCTACTCGGAAAGTCTGTTCGTAGAATATTACTACGGAAAAGAGGCTGGTTTTGAATACGTAAGAGGTACTCGACGTAATGTTTTAAATGATAAGCCTATCATTGGTAATTATAATGTAAATAATCAAGGTTCCGGTGATATGTATTTTAAAGGTGCCAATATGTTGCATACACTTAGGCAAATTGTGGATAATGATACTAAATGGAGGCAAGTTTTACGAGGTTTAAATTCTAAATTTCACCACCAAACAGTTACCACCAAACAAATTGAGGATTATCTCTCTAAATCTGTTGGCATTGATTTAACTCCAATTTTAAATCAATATTTAAGAGATATTAGAATACCAACTTTAGAATATAAAATCATAAAAAACAAACTTCAATTCCGATGGGCTAATTGTGTTTCCGGTTTCAATATGCCGGTAAAAGTTCTTATTGGTGCTGAAATGTTGTGGATCAAGCCAAATCAGGATTGGAAATGTAAGTCAATTTCTTCAGAAACTACTAAAATTAGAATTGATAACAATTTTTATATAATCGAAAATCAAATTAGAAAGTAAAAAAGACTAATTTTACCTTTTAGTTGAAAAATCAACTTAGTTTATTTTATGAAAAATACAACCACACTTTTATTTGCTTTTCTATCTTTAGGTATGGCTACTTTGGCACAGAGCAGCGCTAAGGCTAAAGAAGTATTGATAAAAACGAATGTTTCAAACGAAATTATTCCAGTTGTTGTTTTTGATTCGATTCATTTTGAAAAATCTTCCGAAATGCTTGACGAAGATCAGTATTGGGGGATTATTGATAAAACTATTATTGCTAATTTAAGCCAAGCAGATCAAGAAATATTTTTAACGAATGAGTTAGAAAAATTGACTCCAAAAGAGATTATAGGTTTTCGTTTAAGAACGGATAAATTACTTTTTGACACCTATAAATCCAATTTGTGGTGTGCTGCATATATCATGAATGGCGGAAGCACAGATGGCGGTTTTGACTATTTCAGATGTTGGGTTATTTCTCAAGGGAAAGAAGTTTTTTACAATGCAGTAGCTAACCCTGATAGTTTAATTAGTCAAGTAAAAGAAGGTAAAGATACTTATGAATTTGAAGGTTTTTGGTTTGTTGCTATGAATGCTTTTTTAAATAAAACAGATCACGAAATTTATAATTTTATTGATTACAAAACATTTGTAACTAATGATGAACATTATCCATTTTTGACCTTTAATTGGAGTGTTGACGAACCGAAGACAATGGGAAATATTTGTCCACTCTTGTTTGAAAAATTATGGAAAAATTAAAAATGTACTAAAGTCTTTTTTGTGGCTTTAAATTAAAGTTTTTTATTCTTTTGCTAATGTTTCTTCAGAAAAAAAAACAGTTAGATAACCCTTCAGTTCTTCACATTAGAATTAAATATCACAAATAGTTATTGCTTCTTTTAAAGATTTTAATTTGTCTGGATTTTTAGCTAAGAATTCTTGTCCCACGTATCCTTTGAAGCCAGTTTCGGCTATTGCTTTCATGATTGCAGGGTAATTTAATTCTTGCGAATCGTCAATTTCATGGCGTCCAGGTACCCCCGCAGTATGATAATGTGAAATGTATTGATGGTTTTCTTTAATTGTTCGAATAACATCACCTTCATCAATTTGCATGTGATATATATCGTAAAGTAATTTGAAATTTTCTGATTTTATACGTTTGGCTAATTCAACACCCCACGAGGTTTTGTCACACTGATTGTCTTTATGGTCAATTTTGCTGTTTAATAGTTCCATTACCAATGTAACATTGTGTTTTTCGGCTAAAGGAATTAATTTTTGCAATCCAATAACACAATTATTCCATCCTTCTTCGTCTGTTTTACCTCTTCGTTTACCACTAAAACAAATTAGATTTTTATACCCCGCCTTCGCTACTAAAGGAATCATTTCTGTATAATTAATGATAAGTATTTCATGAAATTGTGTATCATTAAAACCGTCAAGTAAATTGATTTCGGCACCATTACACATTGTAGAAGTGATTCCGTATTTTTGTAATAGAGGCCAGTCTTTTGGTCCAACTAAATCAATACCCCTAATTCCCATTTTTTTTACTTCAATACATAGTGTTTCTAATTCAATATCTTTAAAGCACCAACGAGCAACCGAATGATTGATATTTCCTTTTAGAGGACTTACTGTTTCATTATTAAGATTATTTTCTGCTGAAAGGGCGAAAAAGCGATTAGAGATCCCAAGAGTAAGTGTTCCTGCTAAGATACTTTTGAGTACAGATCGTCGATTTGTTGGTCTTCTCATTATGTTAGATTTTCAAGTCATAGGATAATGGGGGGGATAATCAAATATAAGCAATTGATTCATCCATTATATTCTATTCGATTCGATGGTCGCAATAAATAAGTTATCTTATTTATCTTTTTTATTATTAGTATTTAAAAACCATAACTGATTTTTAAATAAGTTGAATTGTAAGCTAGTCATAAACTAAATAAACCTATATAGTATGAAAAGTAAAATTTCATCAATAATACTAGTTTAGCGCTACTAATTTAACATTTGGACAAACAAAAACCAAATTAAACTATAGAGATTATTTATGAAACATGCGGATCGTGCTTTGATCGCTATAGAAGTAAAAGCTAATGATATAAATGCAAAGGGTGTTGCAATAGTCTGTTTTATTTCTGGAAATAGTGTTCAATCATGGAT from Flavobacterium ovatum carries:
- a CDS encoding DUF4240 domain-containing protein, which translates into the protein MKNTTTLLFAFLSLGMATLAQSSAKAKEVLIKTNVSNEIIPVVVFDSIHFEKSSEMLDEDQYWGIIDKTIIANLSQADQEIFLTNELEKLTPKEIIGFRLRTDKLLFDTYKSNLWCAAYIMNGGSTDGGFDYFRCWVISQGKEVFYNAVANPDSLISQVKEGKDTYEFEGFWFVAMNAFLNKTDHEIYNFIDYKTFVTNDEHYPFLTFNWSVDEPKTMGNICPLLFEKLWKN
- a CDS encoding M1 family metallopeptidase, producing the protein MKNALIFHCFLFFFANSIFAQINHLNSENKFTIDDSLRGSITNERAWWDVKKYNLNLKTNLKDSSIVGSNEITYLVLNESTVMQIDLQAPLKITKIIQDGNSLNFNKNGNAFFVNLEKFQKKGDLNVITVFYQGKPRSAIRAPWDGGIVWDKDANGNPFIASSCQGIGASVWWPNKDHLYDEVDGMDISINVSSGLVAVSNGRLKNKEVLSDGTTTYNWSVVNPINNYGVNFNVGDYVSFSEKYQGEKGNLDCTYYVLKPNLEKAKIQFKDVGRMLKAFEYWFGPYPFYEDGYKLVETPFLGMEHQSDISYGNGFKNGYQGSDLSRTGWGMKFDFIIIHESGHEWFGNSITNQDRADMWIHESFTSYSESLFVEYYYGKEAGFEYVRGTRRNVLNDKPIIGNYNVNNQGSGDMYFKGANMLHTLRQIVDNDTKWRQVLRGLNSKFHHQTVTTKQIEDYLSKSVGIDLTPILNQYLRDIRIPTLEYKIIKNKLQFRWANCVSGFNMPVKVLIGAEMLWIKPNQDWKCKSISSETTKIRIDNNFYIIENQIRK
- a CDS encoding TIM barrel protein, with the translated sequence MRRPTNRRSVLKSILAGTLTLGISNRFFALSAENNLNNETVSPLKGNINHSVARWCFKDIELETLCIEVKKMGIRGIDLVGPKDWPLLQKYGITSTMCNGAEINLLDGFNDTQFHEILIINYTEMIPLVAKAGYKNLICFSGKRRGKTDEEGWNNCVIGLQKLIPLAEKHNVTLVMELLNSKIDHKDNQCDKTSWGVELAKRIKSENFKLLYDIYHMQIDEGDVIRTIKENHQYISHYHTAGVPGRHEIDDSQELNYPAIMKAIAETGFKGYVGQEFLAKNPDKLKSLKEAITICDI
- a CDS encoding ATP-grasp domain-containing protein — encoded protein: MSQSKTFVCISNFFKGSDFLTHLNQLGNKVYLVTSEKMKDKPWPTDSIEEIFYMPGQDVDWNMEHLLLGIGNLMKSKKVDAIVALDDFDVEKATYLRENLRIDGMGQTTGRYFRDKLAMRMRAKSCGISIPAFVSLFNDHDINTFLDTIPAPWILKPRSEANSLGIITIGDKETAWIHINGMGNNRFKYLLEKFIPGNVFHCDSLIKDKTVLFSLTSQYLATPLEISQGGGVFRSVTIVKESEDDKIIKEKNERVVKGFGLKHGASHTEFIKSKETGEIYFLETSSRVGGAHLAEMVEGASGLNLWKEWAAIEDVLVKDKKYKLPKVVDGYAGIVLTLATSQFPDLSSFSDPEICFRVSLEYHAGLVVKSENQERVLTLLDDYTNRLTNGISAIGQQKTVSNLH